The following are from one region of the Synechococcus sp. CBW1108 genome:
- a CDS encoding HdeD family acid-resistance protein, whose protein sequence is MLVLGVLALIFPVLASAWIAVIVAIGFLVGGIVGWISNLARSRQLGRWYCFSRLVISTLFVVIGAWMIQQFRGGPLEGGVVVASLAFAIGIVFILEGIVSMLVSLGHMEVMGWGWGLLNGIVTLVLGVLIVSMQGWGLLWVLGVLVGISFLFSGFDLLAFSASFHRDD, encoded by the coding sequence ATGCTGGTGCTGGGGGTGCTGGCCCTGATCTTCCCGGTGCTGGCCTCGGCCTGGATCGCCGTAATCGTGGCGATTGGCTTTCTGGTGGGAGGGATCGTTGGCTGGATCAGCAATCTGGCCCGCTCCCGCCAGCTGGGCCGCTGGTATTGCTTCTCCCGGCTGGTGATCTCCACCCTCTTTGTGGTGATCGGGGCCTGGATGATTCAGCAGTTTCGTGGCGGCCCACTTGAGGGTGGGGTGGTGGTGGCCAGCCTGGCCTTCGCCATCGGCATCGTTTTCATCCTGGAGGGGATCGTGTCGATGCTGGTCTCCCTCGGCCATATGGAGGTGATGGGCTGGGGCTGGGGCCTGCTCAACGGCATCGTCACCCTGGTGCTCGGCGTGCTGATTGTCAGCATGCAGGGCTGGGGATTGCTCTGGGTGCTCGGGGTGCTGGTGGGAATCAGTTTCCTGTTCAGTGGCTTTGACCTGCTGGCCTTCAGCGCCAGTTTCCACAGAGACGACTGA